A single genomic interval of Oceanispirochaeta sp. M1 harbors:
- a CDS encoding ABC transporter permease, producing the protein MKKFINMLIRNWSGSAVKILMTLGAVALGTGILILTSSAGTILNEQISAEMDSEGVILYVANGEWDSSGNIETMRPSEWDIDAPQIVVSDIEEVSSAAVIVTPPFNQVTTDGQSYNLRTAIGTDTSYFDVFSLDIIAGVPMTDADFDSGLKKVWISSETAELLYGSVEDALGKWIQPPGEMMMRGGPGSRGKQQNVIQQFSVAGVYESAGEVARRSYGIADLIYPYTSLLTAGGNRQLLMNMMSSQFAVKAEGQSVEKISASIRQVIAMNYGDDISIVSWEGSTKGTSTYMEELRKSVNVFSVSLSILGIVLLLISSLGIFSIMVVEALNRRKDIALERALGASQNDVVKEFWLWSLMLSLTGAAIGVILAFTLSHPVLNTLSPLVGEVSTQFSEAAGIRFTSVLQGVFLAVLFGGVLGILPSFSAVKGNIAETLREV; encoded by the coding sequence ATGAAAAAGTTTATTAACATGCTGATCCGCAACTGGTCCGGATCCGCAGTGAAAATATTGATGACCCTGGGAGCCGTGGCTCTGGGTACGGGGATACTTATCCTCACAAGCAGTGCCGGGACTATCCTGAATGAACAGATATCAGCGGAGATGGACTCGGAAGGAGTCATCCTCTATGTCGCAAATGGAGAGTGGGACTCCTCAGGCAATATTGAAACTATGAGACCCAGCGAATGGGACATTGATGCTCCACAGATTGTTGTCAGCGATATCGAAGAGGTCAGTTCTGCTGCTGTAATTGTTACCCCGCCCTTTAATCAGGTGACTACAGATGGTCAGTCTTATAACCTGAGAACCGCCATCGGTACTGATACCAGTTATTTTGATGTCTTTTCCCTGGACATTATTGCAGGTGTTCCTATGACAGATGCTGACTTTGACTCGGGTCTTAAGAAGGTCTGGATCAGCTCAGAAACAGCAGAGCTCCTTTATGGATCTGTTGAAGATGCTTTGGGAAAATGGATACAGCCTCCCGGTGAAATGATGATGAGAGGAGGACCGGGCAGCCGAGGCAAACAGCAGAATGTCATTCAGCAGTTTTCTGTGGCCGGAGTATATGAGTCTGCCGGAGAAGTGGCACGCCGGTCCTATGGTATTGCAGACCTGATCTATCCCTATACTTCACTCCTTACTGCCGGCGGAAACAGACAGTTGTTAATGAATATGATGTCCTCACAGTTTGCCGTTAAGGCTGAGGGGCAGTCCGTTGAGAAGATATCTGCTTCAATCCGTCAGGTCATAGCCATGAACTATGGTGATGATATCTCTATTGTCAGCTGGGAAGGCTCTACAAAGGGTACGTCCACATATATGGAGGAGCTCAGAAAATCTGTGAATGTATTTTCTGTCTCACTCTCCATTCTTGGAATAGTGCTTCTTCTTATCAGCTCTCTGGGAATCTTCAGCATCATGGTTGTGGAAGCTCTGAACAGACGTAAGGATATTGCCCTGGAGAGGGCCCTTGGAGCATCCCAGAATGATGTTGTCAAGGAATTCTGGCTCTGGTCACTGATGCTGAGTCTTACAGGTGCTGCTATTGGTGTCATATTAGCATTTACTCTCTCCCATCCTGTACTCAATACTCTTTCTCCCCTTGTAGGTGAGGTTTCAACCCAGTTCAGTGAGGCTGCGGGAATCAGATTTACATCTGTACTTCAGGGAGTGTTCCTTGCTGTCCTCTTCGGCGGTGTTCTCGGAATCCTTCCATCCTTCTCTGCGGTGAAGGGGAATATTGCAGAAACCCTGAGGGAGGTGTGA
- a CDS encoding TolC family protein — MNSLKYFFIIAFLALTQLGANAQNLNTLEDIRNYALENSTDYKRALLDVLVARNNLDGVIQLDETSFSFSGGYSQSTADSDGSGNVDDWSATAGINLPLIDQLGVSASISDDYSGQLGLSFSPLFHSDDREQLNINYDKALLYAEEVAVKTENEALSAALNWMTARQRVDLQQEIVAVKEAVYADEKVRYQAGESTLDDVRDDLMDWTEARTELSTRQTLLQARESILLQKLSADLNTATIEVLSYDLISSELEDLKKNINPEEADSSGVYSVTAAYKTVESSEERLSDTWFFDPSLNLTGKVNLPDMTDFETEGPSWEAGIELSFSLDDFQFEDRSISSQELQQSRLEAVQADMESRLTLQQAVTSLDNTEQNRVLAELEEEQSADLYDESKFLNTMGEYSEAELEDARLDYEQSVLNTFSMLVDEYLAWRDLLLYF; from the coding sequence ATGAACTCCCTCAAATACTTTTTTATTATAGCCTTTCTGGCACTGACTCAGCTTGGTGCTAATGCGCAGAATCTGAATACTCTTGAAGATATCCGGAATTATGCACTGGAAAACAGTACGGATTATAAAAGAGCCTTACTTGATGTACTGGTCGCCAGGAATAATCTGGATGGAGTCATACAACTGGATGAAACTTCATTCAGCTTCAGCGGGGGCTATAGTCAGAGTACAGCGGATTCTGACGGTTCCGGGAATGTTGATGACTGGTCTGCCACGGCTGGTATCAATCTTCCCCTGATAGATCAGCTGGGAGTGAGTGCAAGTATCTCAGATGACTACAGCGGTCAATTGGGACTCAGTTTTTCACCTCTTTTTCACTCGGATGACAGGGAACAGCTGAACATAAACTATGACAAGGCTCTACTCTATGCAGAGGAGGTCGCAGTAAAGACCGAAAATGAGGCTCTTTCTGCTGCCCTGAACTGGATGACAGCAAGGCAGAGGGTCGATCTTCAGCAGGAGATTGTCGCAGTCAAGGAAGCTGTTTATGCTGATGAGAAAGTTCGATATCAGGCTGGTGAATCAACTCTGGATGATGTGAGGGATGATTTAATGGACTGGACTGAAGCCAGGACAGAACTCTCTACCCGGCAGACTCTTCTGCAGGCAAGGGAATCCATTCTTCTGCAAAAGCTGAGCGCCGATCTGAACACTGCCACCATTGAGGTTCTTTCCTATGATCTGATCAGTTCAGAGCTGGAGGACTTAAAAAAAAATATAAATCCTGAGGAGGCGGATTCTTCGGGAGTCTATTCTGTGACAGCCGCCTATAAAACGGTTGAAAGCTCAGAAGAGAGACTGTCGGATACCTGGTTTTTCGACCCGTCATTAAATCTGACAGGAAAGGTGAATCTCCCTGATATGACAGATTTTGAGACAGAGGGTCCAAGCTGGGAAGCAGGAATCGAACTCTCCTTCTCTCTGGATGACTTTCAGTTCGAGGACCGTTCCATCAGCAGTCAGGAACTTCAGCAGTCCCGGCTTGAGGCGGTACAGGCTGATATGGAGAGCCGTCTGACCCTGCAGCAGGCAGTCACCTCCCTTGATAATACGGAGCAGAACAGGGTTCTGGCCGAGCTGGAGGAGGAGCAGTCAGCCGATCTTTATGATGAGTCCAAGTTTTTGAACACCATGGGTGAGTATTCGGAGGCTGAGCTTGAGGATGCCAGACTGGATTATGAACAGTCAGTGCTGAACACATTTTCCATGCTGGTTGATGAATATCTGGCCTGGAGAGACTTGCTTCTTTATTTCTAA